A region of Acidisarcina sp. DNA encodes the following proteins:
- a CDS encoding deoxyguanosinetriphosphate triphosphohydrolase has translation MTTASTPLAHLPLGCRVADGAWEPLTRRQHPEPPHPYRSAFQRDRARIIHARAFRRLAGKTQVFTDRFSDHFRSRLTHTMEVAQIARTIAHALGLNEDLTEALALVHDIGHPPFGHAGEHALDKALRQHGLSFDHNLHALRIVEYFEQRYAGFRGLNLTLGVREGIVKHSHDYSAQEHPELAEYFLDRRPPLEAQLIDLADEIAYLTADLDDGMEAGILALNHVREHVRIFEHFYVAVQQRYPKADEKLVFNEALKSMLNALAGDLIEETLRRVSSAGITSLEEIRNAPERLAALSPEMESQRMEAKTYLYENLYRSEDLLRDQHDAAQIIQTLFDAWVADPRLIPPGHEMDIAEQGTARFVADYIAGMTDNFILKQYALWRRGN, from the coding sequence GTGACGACAGCCTCGACACCACTTGCGCATCTGCCGCTGGGCTGTCGGGTTGCAGACGGCGCGTGGGAACCGCTCACGCGGCGGCAGCATCCTGAGCCGCCACACCCCTACCGCTCCGCTTTCCAGAGAGATCGCGCCCGCATCATCCACGCCCGGGCATTTCGCCGTCTCGCAGGCAAAACGCAGGTTTTTACCGACCGCTTCTCCGATCACTTTCGCAGCCGCCTGACGCACACCATGGAGGTGGCTCAGATCGCGCGAACCATCGCCCATGCCCTGGGGTTGAACGAAGATCTGACCGAGGCGCTGGCACTGGTGCATGACATCGGCCATCCACCGTTCGGCCATGCCGGAGAGCATGCGCTGGATAAGGCTCTGCGCCAGCACGGGCTGAGCTTCGACCATAACCTGCACGCGCTGCGCATCGTGGAGTATTTCGAGCAGCGATACGCCGGCTTTCGCGGGCTGAATCTGACGCTTGGCGTGCGCGAAGGTATCGTCAAGCACTCGCACGACTATTCGGCGCAGGAGCATCCCGAGCTGGCAGAGTACTTTCTCGATCGGCGCCCGCCTCTCGAAGCGCAACTGATCGATCTTGCCGACGAGATTGCCTATCTGACCGCCGACCTCGATGACGGAATGGAGGCCGGCATCCTCGCGCTCAACCACGTGCGCGAGCATGTCCGCATCTTCGAACATTTCTACGTGGCCGTGCAGCAGCGATACCCCAAAGCGGATGAGAAGCTGGTCTTTAACGAGGCGCTGAAGTCGATGCTGAATGCACTGGCCGGAGATCTCATCGAGGAGACGCTTCGCCGGGTTTCCAGCGCGGGAATCACCTCGCTTGAGGAGATTCGCAACGCGCCCGAGCGGCTGGCCGCGCTCTCTCCGGAGATGGAGTCGCAGCGCATGGAGGCCAAAACCTACCTGTATGAGAACCTGTACCGCAGCGAAGATCTCTTGCGCGACCAGCACGACGCAGCGCAGATTATCCAGACCCTGTTCGATGCGTGGGTCGCAGACCCCAGGCTGATTCCGCCGGGGCACGAGATGGACATTGCGGAACAGGGAACAGCCCGCTTTGTGGCGGACTACATCGCGGGCATGACCGACAACTTCATCCTGAAACAATATGCACTGTGGCGGCGAGGCAACTAA